TAAAGttaaacaagaaaattaatttaattatacattagaagaagaaataagatttcaaaaaatgttttttttttctcgttaaaaaaagaaaaattgtgagTAAATTTGGCTAAAAATTTGTCccttatataaattgtttatattttacatttaaataattctcgaTCAAAGgacattattttgtttcttttctaaatatatgtatcaaaataatcttatGATTATTTAACAGGAGTTCCAGTATTTAGAACAGACCAACATGCAGGCGAATTTGTTGTGACATTTCCGAGAGCGTATCACGCAGGTTTTAATCAGGGTTACAATTTCGCTGAAGCCGTCAATTTCGCACCTGCTGATTGGGTATGTAAATAGATGCACGACCAAGTTTGCTTTTATAAGCCTTATTGAATAAAGAATGCAGTTACTAttatattcaagaatttaaattaatttaagtataaataatacattatacttattgttagatattctatttaaattatacaaattatatgttctatttaaattatacaaattatatattctatttaaattatactaaattgtttttcattttagCTTAAGGTTGGACGAGATTGTATCACGCATTATTCGAATTTGAGGAGATTTTGTGTATTTTCTCATGATGAGTTAGTTTGCAAAATGTCACTGGATCCAGATTTGTTAGATATTGGTGTCGCAACTGCTACATATTACGATATGCTACAAATGGTGgaagatgagaaaaaattacgaaaaaacttGTTGGAATGGGTAAGtttgtacatatatctatattatcaatatttttttctaagtaatatttaaaatatacataagcACTTATTagtattgtaaatttctaATGATAACTGACAAAACTTTGACATTCCAcatgaaaattcttttaataagaatttaataagattttattaaataatttttaatactttattattaatataatagtttttaaatattttggtctttttatatcaatcaGCACAACAAtttagttttgattttttattctttgatttctaattgaataaatgtaatttacttatttatttatatttatgtatttgtagttattaacatatattatttacattattgtgtgtgtgtattatttacttatattattaatatattattattgttatatatttataaatttaatatacatacgcacgcacacacacacacacgcgcgcgcacacacactcacacacacacacacacacacacacgcgcgcgcgcgcgcgcacacacacacacacacacacacgcacgcacgcacgcacgcacgcacgcacgcacgcacgcacgcacgcacgcacgcacgcacgcacgcacgcacgcacgcacgcacgcacgcacgcacgcacgcacgcacgcacgcacgcacgcacgcacgcacgcacgcacacgcacacacacacatatatgtttattgaatatatacagtattcaatattttatgtatttttaaagacCATTGcacataaaaaagttttaatcatAATACTAATAACTATAAGATTGTAAGCAAATCAAGCAATCACAATCAAATATTTCTactatgttaattatttgattttttgtatgtaagaATCAATAGGTTTGTTCTTTCTAGTGAAATTTGCTgcactttttgttttttttcttctctttcttttcaatttcaaaatatataaattgagaatatataaacactcagttatttttttaaataatggagttataaaaaaatgttttattggaacaacaattattttttaaaagatctatattaatgatttaacatttttcaattattttttaaattatattttaaatatattagtttttaaatatttttaaatggaatagtatatctattttattacaatttttttcaagtattttcTAGGTATTTTATAACTGTTCTTCAGATATTATTACTTGTATTGTTTTTAGATATgagtaaaaaaacaaaattctattattaaaaaacaaactattacattattatttaaacttatattaaaaaaaaaataattattagctattattattaattacatattatttagaaaaataactgACAAGTGTTTATAAACCGAACACACTTGGTGCATTCGAGGAAACGCTATTCGCGCTAAAATgtcgttctatctttattatttactgaAAGTTAAACAAGGACAGAACACGCTAATAGCGTCTCTTCGAACGCACCTATTGCATATCTCCATTTCATTTTACTCGATTTCAGTAGCTATACAAGAACAAACCTAATGGTATGCGGTCTTATTTTCAATGCAGAAGAGATTCCACATGTGAACACTGGCAATATATTTGCCGCGAAAGGTCAACATATTCAGGCCAAGTAGTACATACAGACCGCGCGCTCACGTATAACGTATACACATGTACACGTGGCCTGCGCGCGCGAGCGGTAAatccgtatatatatacgcgcgatattGCGTTGTTTAGACGTGTTGGAGTCGGTACAAAACTGTCCacgtttatataaatctaattaatgCCGCCACGTATTTTCGATGGTCTCTCGATACTCTGTTATGtttttatcgttaaaataataatcgtagTTTGCGACCATTAGCCTTGACTGAAACCGATGCTCACTTGTCAAGCACGTCTCGGCGATCTCGGATTATTATGTAACTTACTGTACGTATAGAAGGTTATGTTTTCGAAGCCTTGTGCTCATGATGCTAAACACGCAGCTTGATTTTTCCTCGTTCCTTGCTTTTTCGTCTCGCGGAACTTCGTCGCTTATGACAAGTTTTCTTTCCATGTGAAGTTTAGGAAATAGTGAGggaaaaatttcttacaaGAGAACCTCGCGAATCTAGAAATTCTGACTTTAACGAAAGTTTGTACACATCTAGAGgggataaattaatttaaaaattttcaattgtgacgaaaaaacatttttaaggaGTGAAATCACTTctcatgtaaattaaaaaaaaaataattaaaaaaagaatttttttgaaaatttttgattttattaatgtgattAAATAGAGGTGATtttaccataaaacttttgtataaaacattttttgatatctcttCATTTTCGAGATGTAtcgagaaaagtaaaaaacttGCTTTATATATGAGGGATGATTTCACCCCTTAAAGACATTTTTCCATCGCAACTggaaatttctaaattcatctatttatcccttttacatatatgcaaagtttcattaaaatcagaatttctGGGTTCGCGAGGTTTTTTTGTTAGtaactttgaattttttttctaatttttttcgaatttataaCTTGTTTTTCTGTATTTACAGGGTGTAACAGAGGCGGAACGTGAGGCGTTCGAGCTTCTACCAGATGACGAGAGACAGTGTGAAGCATGCAAGACTACCTGTTTTCTGAGTGCGGTTACATGCTCGTGCCACAACTCGCAATTAGTTTGCTTAAGACACTTCGCTGATCTGTGTACCTGTCCACCGGAGAAACATACGCTACGTTATCGGTATACATTGGACGAATTACCGATCATGCTgcagaaattaaaactaaaagcCGAGTCGTTCGACTCGTGGGTGACTAAAGTGAAGGAGGCGATGGATCCCAAGAATGACAAAATTGAACTGAGTGAACTGAAGGAGCTTCTCAACGAGGCTGAGAACAAGAAATTCCCTGAGAGTGAATTACTCACAGCTTTAACCACCGCTGTGCAAGATGCTGAGAAGTGTGCGAGTGTCGCGCAACAGTTGTTGAACAATAAACAGCGTACAAggttaataaaatgaaaattttatgatataaggatttgtgcaatttttatttatttttatactgttattATTCTAGGACTAGGCAATCAGTTGATACTAAATATAAACTCACTGTAGAAGAATTAACACTTTTCTATAAGGAAATAACCAATCTGTGCTGCGAACTTAAAGAATCGGATGGCGTGAAGTTTATACTCGACCAAGTATTGCAGTTTCAAAAAGATGCAGAAGAATTAGAGTCCAAAGATGAAGACTGTGATGTTGAGAAATTGAAGAAGTGCATCGATTTTGGAGATTCCATCTGCATTGATCTGCCTCAACTTGTACTATTGAAACAAGTatgtaataatagaaatatattaattctctaAGAGAGGGATTAgacataatacatttttttattttacagaaattagCACAGATACAGTGGCTAGATGAAGTAAAATCTCTCCAAGACGATCCCAAATCTGTCAGTCGTGAAGAGGTAGTGAAGCTAATCGAGAAAGGCATGACAATACCACCTCACTTCAGTATCGAAAGTACATTGTCGGAATTGCATGCGTTAACGAAAGCGATTGATAAATGGGAAGAGAAGGCGAAGGTATTTCTTAACATGAAAAATAGACGAACCATTACTAGCGTGGAGGAATTTATTCGCGAAGCGGACGAAGTTGAGGCATACTTGCCGAGCTTAGATAGTCTTCAGGATTCTCTGAACAAGGCGAAGAATTGGACAAAGCTCGTAGATGACATACAAACGAAAGAAAACTTTCCTTATTATGACACTCTGGACGATTTAATAAGGAAAGGTAGAAATATCTCGTTGCATCTGGACGCTCTTCCGACGCTGGAGTCTACGCTCTCGCAGGCAAAAACGTGGAAGGAGAGGACTGCGAGAACATTCCTGAGAAAGAATTCTCACTACACATTAATGGAAGCTTTATCTCCGCGAATCGGCGTTGGTGTACAGGCGATGAAGACTAAAAAGCATAAGGGCGAGGACTCCGTAGGTGCTGTTTATGTCTGTGATACAAAATTGGATGACTCTAGTGATTCGGCAAATGTGGTTGCTGCCTTTAAGCTAGCGGAGCAGCGCGAAATGGAGGCGATGAGAAGCCTAAGGGAGAGAAATCTGATGAAGATGAAAGCCGATGTGGAAGATACCAAATACTGCGTCTGTCGGCGACCAAGATTCGGCATTATGCTTCAGTGTGAACTTTGCAAGGATTGGTTTCACAGTAAGTATGACAGTATAtcgtataagaaaaaaattaatttgatcgctgttattatcaatttattaattatcaatttttattttgcagcaAATTGCGTGCCGTTACCTAAGACATCGTACAACAAGGGTAAACCACCAGGTCCGAGGGACATAAAGTTCTTGTGTCCGTGTTGTCTACGTTCACGACGACCTCGCCTGGAGACGATACTAGCCCTCTTAGTGAGTCTCCAGAAAATTCCGATTCGGTTGCCGGAGGGTGAAGCGTTGCAATGCTTGACCGAACGTGCGATGAATTGGCAGGTAAAGTCTATTCATCAAACACGCTCCTTAATATCGTTTAAGTAAATTACATCTTTAtagtattgaaattttaattatatatatatatatatatatatatatatatatatatatatatatacataggaTCGAGCGAGACAAGCATTAGCTAATGAAGAGATCTCGTCGATACTGGCGAAACTTTCTGTGATGTCGCAAAAATTAGTTGAAGCGGCGGCGAGGGAGAAGACGGAGAAGATAATCAGCAGCGAGTTGAAGAAAGCAGCGAATAATCCCGAACTGCATCAAAGAGTGCAGGCCATCGCGCCTCTCAGTGGAGTGCATTCAGATGATAGCGCACTTAGTACTGCTGTGAGTATCAATTgctatttgtaaatttatatctgcagcttttatattatgaataatataattattttatgaacaaCATTGTGATTTacgtgaataaaatataaaatatattttttaaactatatttctaatattataggatgatgatgatgatgatgtcATTGCTATGGATGATGAACCAACGTGTAGTACTTTTAATAGCAGCGAACATGCGTATTCATACAGTAAGTTTCTgacaatatatcatatatttaaaatattaggtcggataataattataatgtataataaatttaaaatattataataaattttgtattatttcagTCTCAAAAATCCGGCGAAAAGCTCAATCGGATGACAACAGTGGCGAATCGTTTGGCCTATTATCGTCAAACGCGAGATTACGTTTAGAAGAACTGATGATGGAGGGTGATTTGTTGGAAGTTGCCTTGGACGAGACGCAACATATCTGGCGCATCTTAAGTCACATCAATAATCATAACACCATGCGAAAATATAAGTCGTTCGAAGAAGTTCAAGTGAATGCCAATCAAGAGATGAAGGACATAAAAAAACGAGGAAGGAAAAGGAAGGAAGAATTCgaattgtcaaaaaaaattggaCGACAGAAAATTGAAGACAAAAATGTAGTCAAACGTAACAAAAGCAGTCCTATCATTAAGGAGAAGAGACAGAGCAGTTCACCGGTTCCCATGAAACGTGGACCTCGCAAGgtatttgatttttctaacttCTTGTATTCTTGATAACAATGATATcacaaattaaatcttttatatcaaatttttattttattcacacaCATAAGTTATTAACTCCTTGATTGGCAgccaaaattcaataaaatgcaCTCAAATCGCCCCAAAAAAATGACAGGgcgaattttttcaataatttgtatatttcagtttttttgGTCACTGAAGCTAAATTTAAGgtcaaaatatagaagaaaaaaaatctttatctgaatatttctataatactgacttttacattttgtagcaatcttaaatttcaatttagcAACTTTAATTATCCCTATATACCACAGTTcgcacaaaaatttaaaaaaattttttttacaatttttcaacattttaatttatatagtttttatactatttatactatagtttttttttattaacaaattataaaaactaagtTCAAATTTGTAATCAGTGACCCAAAATACTTGATAAAAATCCTTAACAATAGTTATTACACTTAAAACTCAATACAACACGAAAATGATCTGGACGCACCGGTGCGTCCGTGCCACTTACAATACGGTTTTGTCTGGATGCACCAGTGCGTCCGTGCCACGTAAGGGGTTATTTGTAatgaattgaaatatatacccacagaatgataattaattctcacctactaacaataagtacatAATAGAAGAGTTCTATCAGCACACATTCTTAGATAATACATAtccattcaatattttaacaaaatattgaatacaaattttttattttaatttattcacattttttatatttaaattatttctattttttattttaatttttataatgagataaaaaataaaatgttatgcaagtgaaaaatgtttatcttacgAAAGCTGTTCCGTTTtttcagtatatttttaattccaacattttttatttaagtggCCTTATGTTTTTCCTTTGTACGAGTGAAAAGTTAtaccaaaaaattttttaaatattctctttagttgaaaatttc
The sequence above is a segment of the Anoplolepis gracilipes unplaced genomic scaffold, ASM4749672v1 Contig18, whole genome shotgun sequence genome. Coding sequences within it:
- the LOC140675709 gene encoding lysine-specific demethylase 5A-like isoform X2 encodes the protein MGSRSNCGNQRCVQDNMACDRTESDFEFTVPPEAPVFEPTNEEFHDPLAYIAKIRPIAEKSGICKIKPPPNWQPPFAVDVDKFKFVPRIQRLNELEAKTRIKLNFLDQIAKFWELQGSSLKIPLVERKALDLYSLHKIVTDEGGIDTVTRERRWAKIANKLGYPSGRSVGSILKNHYERILYPFDVFKQGKALSDIKIEPESDVNEKRDRDYKPHGIISRQQIKPPNEKFSRRSKRYSGQEEKQDVSIKQEDCKEECDSDNECKDKIKSRHFSFDTDKSKELKKLQFYGPGPKMAGFNTKEGKKSNKTRGLKLVYDFDPLAKYICHNCGRGDNEENMLLCDGCDDSYHTFCLMPPLTEIPKGDWRCPKCVAEEVSKPMEAFGFEQAQREYTLQQFGEMADQFKSDYFNMPVHMVPTSLVEKEFWRIVSSIDEDVTVEYGADLHTMDHGSGFPTKTSVNLFTCDQEYAESSWNLNNLPVLRGSILGHINADISGMKVPWMYVGMCFATFCWHNEDHWSYSINYLHWGEPKTWYGVPGSQAERFEHSMKSAAPELFHSQPDLLHQLVTIMNPNILTNEGVPVFRTDQHAGEFVVTFPRAYHAGFNQGYNFAEAVNFAPADWLKVGRDCITHYSNLRRFCVFSHDELVCKMSLDPDLLDIGVATATYYDMLQMVEDEKKLRKNLLEWGVTEAEREAFELLPDDERQCEACKTTCFLSAVTCSCHNSQLVCLRHFADLCTCPPEKHTLRYRYTLDELPIMLQKLKLKAESFDSWVTKVKEAMDPKNDKIELSELKELLNEAENKKFPESELLTALTTAVQDAEKCASVAQQLLNNKQRTRTRQSVDTKYKLTVEELTLFYKEITNLCCELKESDGVKFILDQVLQFQKDAEELESKDEDCDVEKLKKCIDFGDSICIDLPQLVLLKQKLAQIQWLDEVKSLQDDPKSVSREEVVKLIEKGMTIPPHFSIESTLSELHALTKAIDKWEEKAKVFLNMKNRRTITSVEEFIREADEVEAYLPSLDSLQDSLNKAKNWTKLVDDIQTKENFPYYDTLDDLIRKGRNISLHLDALPTLESTLSQAKTWKERTARTFLRKNSHYTLMEALSPRIGVGVQAMKTKKHKGEDSVGAVYVCDTKLDDSSDSANVVAAFKLAEQREMEAMRSLRERNLMKMKADVEDTKYCVCRRPRFGIMLQCELCKDWFHTNCVPLPKTSYNKGKPPGPRDIKFLCPCCLRSRRPRLETILALLVSLQKIPIRLPEGEALQCLTERAMNWQDRARQALANEEISSILAKLSVMSQKLVEAAAREKTEKIISSELKKAANNPELHQRVQAIAPLSGVHSDDSALSTADDDDDDVIAMDDEPTCSTFNSSEHAYSYISKIRRKAQSDDNSGESFGLLSSNARLRLEELMMEGDLLEVALDETQHIWRILSHINNHNTMRKYKSFEEVQVNANQEMKDIKKRGRKRKEEFELSKKIGRQKIEDKNVVKRNKSSPIIKEKRQSSSPVPMKRGPRKMKRKSEGDEGPKKRGGNRTKKTKQESSDEEDDCAAVNCLRPSGKEVDWVQCDGGCEGWFHMHCVGLDRTEIAEEDDYICSNCKEIDQNASHGSRDLR
- the LOC140675709 gene encoding lysine-specific demethylase 5A-like isoform X1, whose protein sequence is MGSRSNCGNQRCVQDNMACDRTESDFEFTVPPEAPVFEPTNEEFHDPLAYIAKIRPIAEKSGICKIKPPPNWQPPFAVDVDKFKFVPRIQRLNELEAKTRIKLNFLDQIAKFWELQGSSLKIPLVERKALDLYSLHKIVTDEGGIDTVTRERRWAKIANKLGYPSGRSVGSILKNHYERILYPFDVFKQGKALSDIKIEPESDVNEKRDRDYKPHGIISRQQIKPPNEKFSRRSKRYSGQEEKQDVSIKQEDCKEECDSDNECKDKIKSRHFSFDTDKSKELKKLQFYGPGPKMAGFNTKEGKKSNKTRGLKLVYDFDPLAKYICHNCGRGDNEENMLLCDGCDDSYHTFCLMPPLTEIPKGDWRCPKCVAEEVSKPMEAFGFEQAQREYTLQQFGEMADQFKSDYFNMPVHMVPTSLVEKEFWRIVSSIDEDVTVEYGADLHTMDHGSGFPTKTSVNLFTCDQEYAESSWNLNNLPVLRGSILGHINADISGMKVPWMYVGMCFATFCWHNEDHWSYSINYLHWGEPKTWYGVPGSQAERFEHSMKSAAPELFHSQPDLLHQLVTIMNPNILTNEGVPVFRTDQHAGEFVVTFPRAYHAGFNQGYNFAEAVNFAPADWLKVGRDCITHYSNLRRFCVFSHDELVCKMSLDPDLLDIGVATATYYDMLQMVEDEKKLRKNLLEWGVTEAEREAFELLPDDERQCEACKTTCFLSAVTCSCHNSQLVCLRHFADLCTCPPEKHTLRYRYTLDELPIMLQKLKLKAESFDSWVTKVKEAMDPKNDKIELSELKELLNEAENKKFPESELLTALTTAVQDAEKCASVAQQLLNNKQRTRTRQSVDTKYKLTVEELTLFYKEITNLCCELKESDGVKFILDQVLQFQKDAEELESKDEDCDVEKLKKCIDFGDSICIDLPQLVLLKQKLAQIQWLDEVKSLQDDPKSVSREEVVKLIEKGMTIPPHFSIESTLSELHALTKAIDKWEEKAKVFLNMKNRRTITSVEEFIREADEVEAYLPSLDSLQDSLNKAKNWTKLVDDIQTKENFPYYDTLDDLIRKGRNISLHLDALPTLESTLSQAKTWKERTARTFLRKNSHYTLMEALSPRIGVGVQAMKTKKHKGEDSVGAVYVCDTKLDDSSDSANVVAAFKLAEQREMEAMRSLRERNLMKMKADVEDTKYCVCRRPRFGIMLQCELCKDWFHTNCVPLPKTSYNKGKPPGPRDIKFLCPCCLRSRRPRLETILALLVSLQKIPIRLPEGEALQCLTERAMNWQDRARQALANEEISSILAKLSVMSQKLVEAAAREKTEKIISSELKKAANNPELHQRVQAIAPLSGVHSDDSALSTADDDDDDVIAMDDEPTCSTFNSSEHAYSYISKIRRKAQSDDNSGESFGLLSSNARLRLEELMMEGDLLEVALDETQHIWRILSHINNHNTMRKYKSFEEVQVNANQEMKDIKKRGRKRKEEFELSKKIGRQKIEDKNVVKRNKSSPIIKEKRQSSSPVPMKRGPRKMKRKSEGDEGPKKRGGNRTKKTKQESSDEEDDCAAVNCLRPSGKEVDWVQCDGGCEGWFHMHCVGLDRTEIAEEDDYICSNCKEIDQNASPQGYHGSTTDTEAGV
- the LOC140675709 gene encoding lysine-specific demethylase 5A-like isoform X3; the protein is MAVTIGPDDVTSRKYLNWQPPFAVDVDKFKFVPRIQRLNELEAKTRIKLNFLDQIAKFWELQGSSLKIPLVERKALDLYSLHKIVTDEGGIDTVTRERRWAKIANKLGYPSGRSVGSILKNHYERILYPFDVFKQGKALSDIKIEPESDVNEKRDRDYKPHGIISRQQIKPPNEKFSRRSKRYSGQEEKQDVSIKQEDCKEECDSDNECKDKIKSRHFSFDTDKSKELKKLQFYGPGPKMAGFNTKEGKKSNKTRGLKLVYDFDPLAKYICHNCGRGDNEENMLLCDGCDDSYHTFCLMPPLTEIPKGDWRCPKCVAEEVSKPMEAFGFEQAQREYTLQQFGEMADQFKSDYFNMPVHMVPTSLVEKEFWRIVSSIDEDVTVEYGADLHTMDHGSGFPTKTSVNLFTCDQEYAESSWNLNNLPVLRGSILGHINADISGMKVPWMYVGMCFATFCWHNEDHWSYSINYLHWGEPKTWYGVPGSQAERFEHSMKSAAPELFHSQPDLLHQLVTIMNPNILTNEGVPVFRTDQHAGEFVVTFPRAYHAGFNQGYNFAEAVNFAPADWLKVGRDCITHYSNLRRFCVFSHDELVCKMSLDPDLLDIGVATATYYDMLQMVEDEKKLRKNLLEWGVTEAEREAFELLPDDERQCEACKTTCFLSAVTCSCHNSQLVCLRHFADLCTCPPEKHTLRYRYTLDELPIMLQKLKLKAESFDSWVTKVKEAMDPKNDKIELSELKELLNEAENKKFPESELLTALTTAVQDAEKCASVAQQLLNNKQRTRTRQSVDTKYKLTVEELTLFYKEITNLCCELKESDGVKFILDQVLQFQKDAEELESKDEDCDVEKLKKCIDFGDSICIDLPQLVLLKQKLAQIQWLDEVKSLQDDPKSVSREEVVKLIEKGMTIPPHFSIESTLSELHALTKAIDKWEEKAKVFLNMKNRRTITSVEEFIREADEVEAYLPSLDSLQDSLNKAKNWTKLVDDIQTKENFPYYDTLDDLIRKGRNISLHLDALPTLESTLSQAKTWKERTARTFLRKNSHYTLMEALSPRIGVGVQAMKTKKHKGEDSVGAVYVCDTKLDDSSDSANVVAAFKLAEQREMEAMRSLRERNLMKMKADVEDTKYCVCRRPRFGIMLQCELCKDWFHTNCVPLPKTSYNKGKPPGPRDIKFLCPCCLRSRRPRLETILALLVSLQKIPIRLPEGEALQCLTERAMNWQDRARQALANEEISSILAKLSVMSQKLVEAAAREKTEKIISSELKKAANNPELHQRVQAIAPLSGVHSDDSALSTADDDDDDVIAMDDEPTCSTFNSSEHAYSYISKIRRKAQSDDNSGESFGLLSSNARLRLEELMMEGDLLEVALDETQHIWRILSHINNHNTMRKYKSFEEVQVNANQEMKDIKKRGRKRKEEFELSKKIGRQKIEDKNVVKRNKSSPIIKEKRQSSSPVPMKRGPRKMKRKSEGDEGPKKRGGNRTKKTKQESSDEEDDCAAVNCLRPSGKEVDWVQCDGGCEGWFHMHCVGLDRTEIAEEDDYICSNCKEIDQNASPQGYHGSTTDTEAGV